The following proteins are encoded in a genomic region of Methylobacterium tardum:
- a CDS encoding sigma-70 family RNA polymerase sigma factor, translating into MMDDAAKPAAEPGHDRSAGAYAAVLGQHLALPIRDYFKVAEQEPLPAQLATLVARFEAAIAAHGQSVAFDFRTDIIKALPALRTFALSLVGDVSRADDLVQETFVKAWANQARFRPGTNFTAWLFTILRNQFYSELRKHRREVEDVDGTHAGQMTSPSDQEDASTLKVVWERLGGLPAAQRQALLLVGAEGHTYEEAATLLGCQVGTVKSRVSRARSSLLDTLGVVVAGQVPSA; encoded by the coding sequence ATGATGGATGACGCCGCGAAGCCGGCAGCCGAGCCGGGGCATGACCGGAGCGCGGGCGCTTATGCGGCGGTCCTCGGCCAGCATCTCGCCCTGCCGATCCGAGACTATTTCAAGGTCGCCGAGCAGGAGCCTCTGCCCGCGCAGCTCGCCACGCTGGTGGCGCGCTTCGAGGCGGCCATCGCGGCGCACGGTCAGAGCGTGGCCTTCGATTTCCGGACCGACATCATCAAGGCGCTTCCGGCCCTGCGCACCTTCGCTCTGTCGCTGGTCGGGGATGTGAGCCGCGCCGACGATCTCGTGCAGGAAACCTTCGTCAAAGCCTGGGCCAACCAAGCGCGGTTCAGGCCCGGCACGAACTTCACCGCGTGGCTGTTCACCATCCTGCGCAATCAGTTCTACTCGGAGCTGCGCAAGCACCGGCGCGAGGTCGAGGACGTGGACGGGACCCATGCCGGCCAGATGACCAGCCCGTCCGACCAAGAGGATGCCAGCACGCTCAAGGTGGTCTGGGAGCGCCTCGGCGGCCTGCCGGCAGCGCAACGACAGGCGCTGCTGCTGGTCGGCGCCGAAGGGCACACCTACGAGGAGGCCGCGACCCTGCTCGGCTGTCAGGTCGGCACCGTGAAGAGCCGGGTCAGCCGGGCGCGATCGTCGCTGCTCGATACCCTCGGCGTTGTGGTGGCCGGGCAGGTCCCGTCGGCGTGA
- the nthA gene encoding nitrile hydratase subunit alpha, with protein sequence MSHDHAHHDHDHDHGSDLSPVEARVRALESLLTEKGYIDPAALDALVELYETKVGPHAGARVVARAWVDPDYRARLLADATPAIAELDIGGRGGEHMVVVENTPETHNLVVCTLCSCYPWPVLGLPPVWYKAPPYRARAVIDPRGVLAEFGVTLPETTRITVWDSTAETRYMVLPMRPAQTEGFSEEALAALVTRDSMIGTGLPTAIPAAPVEMTV encoded by the coding sequence ATGAGCCACGATCACGCGCATCACGATCATGATCACGATCACGGTAGCGATCTGAGCCCCGTGGAGGCGCGGGTGCGGGCGCTCGAATCTCTGCTCACCGAGAAGGGCTATATCGACCCGGCGGCCCTCGATGCCCTGGTCGAACTCTACGAGACCAAGGTCGGCCCGCATGCGGGCGCCCGCGTGGTCGCCCGAGCCTGGGTGGATCCTGATTACCGGGCGCGCCTTCTGGCCGACGCCACACCGGCCATCGCCGAACTCGACATCGGCGGTCGTGGCGGCGAGCACATGGTGGTGGTCGAGAACACGCCCGAGACCCACAACCTCGTCGTCTGCACGCTGTGCTCCTGCTACCCCTGGCCGGTGCTCGGCCTGCCGCCGGTCTGGTACAAGGCGCCACCCTACCGGGCCCGGGCGGTGATCGATCCCCGCGGTGTGCTGGCCGAGTTCGGGGTGACGCTGCCGGAGACCACCCGGATCACCGTCTGGGATTCGACCGCCGAGACCCGCTACATGGTCCTGCCGATGCGACCCGCGCAGACCGAGGGCTTCTCCGAAGAGGCGCTGGCCGCCCTCGTCACCCGCGATTCCATGATCGGGACCGGCCTGCCCACGGCCATCCCGGCCGCGCCCGTGGAGATGACGGTATGA
- the nthB gene encoding nitrile hydratase subunit beta gives MNGAQDLGGAHGFGPVVPEPDEPVFHAAWERRVFALAMAMGYTGAWNLDGSRANRESLPPAEYLASSYYEIWLRALEKQVAATGLATQAEIEAGRSAEPAKPVARILAREGLEERFRAGFPSSRAADAPARFAVGDRVLARNIHPTGHTRLPRYVRGKRGRIMRVDGVFVFPDTNAYRAGENPTWLYTVAFTAQDLWGESGDPGGVVTVAAFEPYLDPA, from the coding sequence ATGAACGGCGCCCAGGATCTCGGCGGCGCGCACGGTTTCGGGCCGGTGGTGCCGGAGCCGGACGAGCCGGTCTTCCATGCCGCGTGGGAGCGGCGCGTCTTCGCGCTGGCGATGGCCATGGGATACACCGGCGCCTGGAACCTCGACGGCAGCCGTGCTAACCGCGAGTCCCTGCCGCCGGCCGAATACCTCGCGTCGAGCTACTACGAGATCTGGCTGAGAGCTCTGGAGAAGCAGGTCGCCGCGACTGGCCTTGCGACGCAGGCCGAGATCGAGGCCGGCCGATCCGCGGAGCCGGCCAAGCCCGTGGCCCGCATCCTGGCCCGCGAGGGCCTGGAGGAACGCTTCCGGGCCGGCTTCCCGAGCAGCCGCGCCGCCGATGCCCCCGCGCGCTTCGCGGTCGGCGACAGGGTCCTGGCGCGCAACATCCACCCGACCGGCCATACGCGGCTGCCGCGCTACGTGCGCGGCAAGCGCGGCCGAATCATGCGTGTCGACGGGGTCTTCGTCTTCCCCGACACCAACGCCTATCGGGCGGGCGAGAACCCGACCTGGCTCTACACGGTCGCCTTCACCGCGCAGGACCTCTGGGGCGAGAGCGGCGATCCGGGCGGCGTCGTCACCGTGGCGGCCTTCGAACCCTACCTGGACCCCGCGTGA
- a CDS encoding nitrile hydratase accessory protein, which yields MTEPTPSNFAAPWEAQVFALVVSLQEAGLFTWSEWADRIGREIRPTDGPERAADYGAWLATLETILAERGVAGSESVAARTEAFLRAAAATPHGQPIRLENDPLYRPR from the coding sequence GTGACCGAACCGACTCCGAGCAACTTCGCGGCGCCCTGGGAGGCGCAGGTCTTCGCCCTGGTGGTCTCTCTGCAGGAGGCCGGGCTGTTCACGTGGTCGGAATGGGCGGACCGGATCGGCCGGGAGATCCGACCCACGGATGGTCCTGAGCGCGCGGCCGATTACGGCGCGTGGCTGGCGACGCTGGAGACAATCCTGGCCGAGCGCGGCGTGGCCGGATCGGAGAGCGTCGCTGCGCGCACCGAAGCGTTCCTGCGCGCCGCCGCGGCGACGCCCCACGGCCAGCCGATCCGCCTGGAGAATGATCCGCTCTATCGGCCACGCTGA
- a CDS encoding MBL fold metallo-hydrolase — MPGYLPFAGALKLPAYTCDNCGFWQRHFETPAACPLCLDARHVVPQDGWRFRTAREAQDAFPCHWQELEPGVWRFWNEPVSGIGPSAYLIQTEHGNLGFEGCPVFSEAALDQIARLGGMAVLSASHPHSYGALPQLQDRFDPELCLPAADFTWSAALQVSWPYDDFLEPLPGLELHRTAGHFDGHAVLYDRSRKICFCGDALKFELDPADFRRATTISAHKAFVRGVPLTPNELRRYRDVFERLDFVQTWTPFEPAGNCGRPEVLALLDQLMSGRSHAAPVPLDGLRV, encoded by the coding sequence ATGCCAGGCTACCTGCCCTTCGCGGGCGCCCTGAAGCTGCCCGCCTACACCTGCGACAATTGCGGGTTCTGGCAGCGCCACTTCGAAACGCCCGCCGCCTGCCCGCTATGCCTCGATGCCCGTCACGTGGTGCCGCAGGACGGCTGGCGGTTCCGCACCGCGCGGGAGGCGCAGGACGCCTTCCCGTGTCACTGGCAGGAGCTGGAGCCGGGCGTGTGGCGGTTCTGGAACGAGCCGGTCTCGGGCATCGGCCCCTCCGCCTACCTGATCCAGACCGAGCACGGAAATCTGGGCTTCGAAGGGTGCCCGGTCTTCAGCGAGGCCGCCCTCGACCAGATCGCCCGGCTCGGCGGCATGGCGGTGCTCTCGGCCTCGCACCCGCATTCCTACGGGGCGCTGCCGCAACTCCAGGACCGGTTCGATCCGGAACTGTGCCTGCCGGCAGCTGACTTCACCTGGAGTGCGGCCCTGCAGGTGAGCTGGCCCTACGACGACTTCCTCGAGCCGCTTCCAGGCCTGGAGCTGCACCGCACCGCCGGTCACTTCGACGGCCACGCCGTCCTCTACGACCGGTCACGCAAGATCTGCTTCTGCGGCGACGCGCTGAAGTTCGAACTCGACCCGGCGGATTTCCGGCGGGCGACCACGATCTCGGCCCACAAGGCCTTCGTGCGTGGCGTGCCGCTCACCCCGAACGAGCTGCGCCGCTACCGGGACGTGTTCGAACGCCTCGACTTCGTCCAGACCTGGACGCCCTTCGAGCCGGCGGGCAATTGCGGGCGGCCGGAGGTGCTGGCACTCCTCGACCAGCTGATGAGCGGCCGGTCGCACGCTGCCCCCGTGCCGCTCGATGGGCTGCGGGTTTAG
- a CDS encoding SDR family oxidoreductase, with the protein MARVAVVTGGTAGIGLATAHRLAAGGWSVAIIARDPGRLAAAERALAAYGQPVLAISADVADPQAVDAAAERVERELGPIRAWVNNAMSTIVNPADQITPDEYRRVTETTYLSQVYGTLAALRFMKRRNRGAIIQVSSGLAIRAAPLQAPYCAAKFAVSGFTDALRCELLHDRVDVSLSVVYLPAVNTPQFNWARNRTGHRQYAPDPVFDPRLCAEAILYAVEHPRREVWVGRSPMMMAAAQALAPALADRKAASMWSAQLSDETIPEMDGNLYEAVHGPVGIDGRFFGRTKASRGEFVTSRTRDLVVGGLAGLALIGLAGTVHAARSARRLPGRT; encoded by the coding sequence ATGGCACGGGTGGCGGTCGTTACCGGGGGCACCGCCGGGATCGGTCTCGCAACGGCCCATCGGCTCGCCGCCGGCGGCTGGTCGGTGGCCATCATCGCGCGCGACCCGGGTCGGCTCGCCGCGGCGGAACGGGCGCTTGCCGCCTACGGCCAGCCCGTCCTGGCGATCAGCGCCGATGTCGCCGATCCGCAGGCCGTCGATGCCGCCGCCGAGCGCGTGGAACGGGAGCTCGGCCCGATCCGCGCCTGGGTCAACAACGCCATGTCGACCATCGTGAACCCGGCCGACCAGATCACGCCGGACGAGTACCGGCGGGTCACCGAGACCACCTATCTCAGCCAAGTCTACGGGACGCTCGCCGCCCTGCGCTTCATGAAGCGGCGCAACCGCGGCGCGATCATCCAGGTCTCGTCCGGCCTCGCGATCCGGGCGGCGCCGCTGCAGGCGCCCTACTGCGCGGCGAAATTCGCGGTCTCGGGCTTCACTGATGCCCTGCGCTGCGAGCTGCTTCACGACCGGGTCGATGTCAGCCTCAGCGTCGTCTACCTGCCGGCGGTCAACACGCCCCAGTTCAACTGGGCGCGCAACCGCACCGGGCATCGCCAGTATGCACCTGATCCGGTCTTCGACCCGCGGCTCTGCGCCGAGGCGATCCTGTACGCCGTCGAGCATCCGCGCCGGGAAGTCTGGGTCGGGCGCTCGCCGATGATGATGGCCGCCGCCCAGGCCCTGGCGCCGGCGCTCGCCGACCGCAAGGCCGCCTCCATGTGGTCGGCGCAGCTCTCCGACGAGACCATCCCGGAAATGGACGGCAACCTCTACGAAGCCGTGCACGGCCCGGTCGGGATCGATGGGCGGTTTTTCGGGCGGACAAAGGCAAGCCGTGGCGAGTTCGTCACGAGCCGCACCCGGGATCTCGTGGTCGGCGGTCTCGCCGGATTGGCGCTGATCGGGCTCGCTGGCACCGTCCACGCCGCCCGCTCGGCGCGCCGGCTGCCGGGGCGGACGTGA
- a CDS encoding acyl-[ACP]--phospholipid O-acyltransferase encodes MFRTLMTARRFAPLFWCQFFSAFNDNFLKNALAFLILFGIGGQADANAGVLVTLASAVFIGPFFILSGLGGQWADRYDKALMARRLKFAEIFAAGTAVLGFLLHSVPVLFVALGLFGTIAALFGPIKYGILPDHLKREELPAGNALVEAATFLAILLGTIAAGAASAMGGSGLLFGALVMGFAVLCWLSARMIPATGEGAPDLRVDPNVARSTYALLRDLWADTRLWRGSLTVSWFWLVGVVVLSLLPVLVRGAFNGTETVITLLLALFSIGIAVGSGLASWLASGRIVLLPTPVGAVLMGLFGLDLAWTIGYLPAPPAEAIGPLAFLRTGHGLRTGIDFLGLAISGGLYIVPSFAAVQAWAEKAMRARIIGAVNVMTAAFMVAGTLALAALQGAGLTIASLLAVLAVLNLIVGAVVFATLPTSPFRDALSILFRAFYRLEVRGFDNLAAAGPNAIVALNHVSFLDAPLALSLLEQEPVFAIDSGIAQRWWVKPFLRVTKAMPLDPTRPLATRTLINAVKGGETLIIFPEGRLTVTGSLMKIYDGAGLIADKSGAMVVPVKLDGLERTVFSRLSRGQVRRRWWPKVTVTVMPPVRLTVDPALKGKARRQAAGAALYGIMSDLLFRTADTDRGLMAALIEAGELHGWRRNALEDPVGGRLSYGRLVMGANILGRKLMPLAPEGGRIGLMLPNANGAAVTLFALASAGRVPAMINFSAGPANVLSACKAAEVNRILTSRAFIDKGRLGPLVEAIRGSVELIYLEDVRATVTTGDKIRGFLAPRRPLVARAGEDPGAVLFTSGSEGTPKGVVLANRCMLANVAQVAARIDFGPMDKVFNVLPVFHAFGLTAGLVLPLVSGVPVYLYPSPLHYRIVPELIYGSNSTVLFGTDTFLTGYARAAHSYDLRSLRYVVAGAEAVKETTRKTWAEKFGLRILEGYGVTECGPVVALNTPMFNRFGTVGRILPGIETRLEPVPGIEEGGRLSLRGPNIMLGYLRADKPGVLEPPPGGWHDTGDIVAIDPMGFVTIKGRAKRFAKIAGEMVSLAGIEALAADLWPDRPSAVAAVPDPRKGERLILFTQEKGATRAAYQTFAKGRGASDVAIPAEVVVLEAIPMLGTGKIDQVAVIKLAQERAKESAAA; translated from the coding sequence ATGTTCCGTACCCTGATGACTGCGCGGCGCTTCGCGCCGCTGTTCTGGTGCCAGTTCTTCTCCGCGTTCAACGACAATTTCCTCAAGAACGCGCTCGCCTTCCTGATCCTGTTCGGGATCGGTGGCCAGGCGGACGCCAATGCGGGCGTCCTGGTCACCCTCGCGAGCGCCGTCTTCATCGGGCCGTTCTTCATCCTGTCGGGTCTCGGCGGCCAGTGGGCCGACCGGTACGACAAGGCGCTGATGGCCCGGCGGCTGAAATTCGCCGAGATCTTCGCGGCCGGCACCGCCGTGCTGGGCTTCCTGCTTCACTCCGTGCCGGTGCTGTTCGTGGCGCTGGGCCTGTTCGGTACGATCGCGGCCCTGTTCGGCCCGATCAAATACGGCATCCTGCCGGACCACCTGAAGCGCGAGGAACTGCCCGCCGGCAACGCCCTGGTCGAGGCCGCGACCTTCCTGGCGATCCTGCTCGGCACGATCGCGGCCGGCGCGGCCTCGGCGATGGGCGGCTCGGGCCTGCTGTTCGGCGCCCTGGTGATGGGCTTCGCCGTCCTGTGCTGGCTCTCGGCTCGGATGATCCCGGCGACCGGGGAGGGGGCCCCGGACCTGCGCGTCGACCCGAACGTCGCCCGCTCGACCTACGCCCTGCTGCGTGACCTCTGGGCCGACACGCGCCTGTGGCGCGGCTCACTGACTGTGAGCTGGTTCTGGCTGGTCGGCGTGGTGGTGCTGTCGCTGCTGCCCGTGCTGGTGCGCGGCGCCTTCAACGGCACCGAGACCGTGATCACCCTGCTGCTGGCCCTGTTCTCGATCGGCATCGCGGTGGGCTCCGGCCTCGCCTCGTGGCTCGCCAGCGGCCGGATCGTGCTGCTGCCGACGCCGGTCGGCGCGGTGCTGATGGGCCTGTTCGGCCTCGACCTCGCCTGGACGATCGGCTACCTGCCGGCACCGCCCGCCGAGGCGATCGGCCCGCTCGCCTTCCTCCGGACCGGTCACGGTCTGCGCACCGGGATCGACTTCCTCGGGTTGGCGATCTCCGGCGGCCTCTACATCGTCCCGTCCTTCGCGGCCGTGCAGGCCTGGGCCGAGAAGGCGATGCGCGCGCGGATCATCGGCGCCGTCAACGTCATGACGGCGGCCTTCATGGTCGCCGGCACCCTGGCGCTGGCGGCGCTGCAGGGCGCGGGCCTGACGATCGCGAGCCTGCTCGCCGTCTTGGCGGTGCTGAACCTGATCGTGGGTGCGGTCGTGTTCGCGACCCTGCCGACCAGCCCGTTCCGCGACGCCCTGTCGATCCTGTTCCGGGCCTTCTACCGGCTGGAGGTCCGCGGCTTCGACAACCTCGCGGCGGCCGGGCCGAACGCCATCGTGGCGCTTAATCACGTGTCGTTCCTCGACGCGCCGCTGGCCCTGTCCCTTCTGGAGCAGGAGCCGGTCTTCGCCATCGACAGCGGCATCGCCCAGCGCTGGTGGGTGAAGCCGTTCCTGCGGGTCACCAAGGCGATGCCCCTCGACCCGACGCGCCCCCTCGCCACCCGGACGCTGATCAACGCCGTCAAGGGCGGCGAGACCCTGATCATCTTCCCCGAGGGCCGGCTGACCGTCACCGGCAGCCTGATGAAGATCTATGACGGCGCCGGGCTGATCGCCGACAAGTCGGGCGCGATGGTCGTGCCGGTGAAGCTCGACGGCCTCGAGCGCACCGTCTTCTCGCGCCTGTCGCGCGGGCAGGTGCGCCGCCGCTGGTGGCCCAAAGTGACCGTGACGGTGATGCCGCCGGTGCGCCTGACGGTGGATCCCGCGCTCAAAGGCAAGGCCCGGCGGCAGGCGGCGGGCGCGGCCCTCTACGGGATCATGTCGGACCTCCTGTTCCGCACCGCCGATACGGACCGCGGACTGATGGCGGCGCTGATCGAGGCGGGCGAGCTTCACGGCTGGCGCCGCAACGCTCTCGAGGACCCGGTCGGCGGGCGGCTCAGCTACGGCCGCCTGGTGATGGGCGCCAACATCCTGGGCCGCAAGCTCATGCCGCTGGCGCCGGAGGGCGGCCGGATCGGACTCATGCTGCCGAACGCCAACGGCGCCGCGGTGACGCTGTTCGCCCTCGCCTCCGCCGGCCGGGTGCCGGCGATGATCAATTTCTCGGCCGGTCCCGCCAACGTCCTCTCCGCCTGCAAGGCGGCCGAGGTGAACCGGATCCTGACGTCCCGGGCCTTCATCGACAAGGGGCGGCTCGGGCCGCTCGTCGAGGCGATCCGCGGCTCGGTCGAGCTGATCTACCTGGAGGATGTGCGCGCCACCGTCACGACCGGGGACAAGATCCGGGGGTTCCTCGCACCCCGCCGCCCCCTGGTGGCGCGCGCCGGGGAGGATCCGGGCGCGGTGCTGTTCACGTCCGGTAGCGAGGGCACGCCCAAGGGTGTGGTGCTCGCCAACCGCTGCATGCTCGCTAACGTGGCGCAGGTGGCGGCCCGGATCGACTTCGGGCCGATGGACAAGGTGTTCAACGTTCTGCCGGTGTTCCACGCCTTCGGCCTGACGGCCGGGCTGGTCTTGCCGCTGGTCTCGGGCGTGCCGGTCTACCTCTACCCGTCGCCGCTGCATTACCGGATCGTGCCGGAGCTGATCTACGGCTCGAACAGCACGGTGCTGTTCGGGACCGACACGTTCCTGACTGGCTACGCCCGCGCCGCCCATTCCTACGACCTGCGCTCGTTGCGCTACGTCGTGGCCGGCGCCGAGGCCGTGAAGGAGACGACCCGCAAGACCTGGGCGGAGAAGTTCGGCCTGCGCATCCTCGAAGGCTACGGCGTCACCGAGTGCGGGCCCGTCGTCGCCCTCAATACGCCGATGTTCAACCGCTTCGGCACGGTCGGGCGGATCCTGCCGGGGATCGAGACCCGCCTGGAGCCCGTGCCGGGAATCGAGGAGGGCGGCCGCCTGTCGTTGCGCGGCCCCAACATCATGTTGGGCTACCTGCGCGCCGACAAGCCCGGCGTCCTGGAGCCGCCGCCGGGGGGCTGGCACGACACAGGCGACATCGTGGCGATAGACCCGATGGGTTTCGTGACGATCAAGGGGCGGGCCAAGCGCTTCGCCAAGATCGCGGGCGAGATGGTGTCGCTCGCCGGCATCGAGGCGCTGGCCGCCGACCTCTGGCCGGATCGGCCGAGCGCGGTGGCGGCCGTGCCGGATCCGCGCAAGGGCGAGCGCCTGATCCTGTTCACGCAGGAGAAGGGCGCCACCCGGGCCGCCTACCAGACCTTCGCCAAGGGCCGCGGCGCCTCGGACGTCGCGATCCCCGCCGAGGTGGTGGTGCTGGAGGCGATCCCGATGCTCGGCACCGGCAAGATCGACCAAGTGGCGGTCATCAAACTGGCCCAGGAGCGGGCGAAGGAATCGGCCGCCGCCTGA
- the pbpC gene encoding penicillin-binding protein 1C: MPRDGSDPSGAPARRRHTVARLALPVALALGLIGVAALWRYAEALPTLDLAAASTRSTVVLDRSGTLLRPFATADGRWRLPVTADTIDPRYRAMLVAYEDRRFANHPGIDPVAVLRAAIQWLRNGRIVSGGSTLSMQVARLVEPRRERTLDAKLRQMARALLLERRLGKSGLLELYFALAPYGGPVEGVRAASLAYFGREPVRLTAAQAALLVALPQSPETRRPDRFPERARAARDRVLDIASARGILTAAEAADAKAEPVPTARRPFPMLAAHAAEEAVATDTTAPVIRLAIDARLQERLEVLASERAAAAGPGLSAAILVLDNRDGRVLAQVGSAGYLDSSRNGAIDMSLAVRSPGSALKPFVYAMAFADGLAHPETLLEDRPARFSASYAPENFDLTFQGTVTARRALQLSLNVPAVELMDAVGPARFIARLRAAGAAIQLPREAAPGLPVALGGLGITLTDLARLYAGIARGGTVPGLLRRAEAAPAGAEGRVAEPVAAWYVADILRGTPPPENALPNRIAYKTGTSYGYRDAWAAGFDRHVTVVVWVGRPDGAAVPGLVGRTVAAPMLFDAFARLGLEPEPVPQPRDVLAAGPGGLPPPLRHLRREAPGAPGPALRIAYPPDGARIDLGLGVAGHEGEGKADGPALALKALGGVPPLTWLIDGQPVVQTPRRRAAWSPTGAGFARISVLDSMGASDSVSIRLE; encoded by the coding sequence GTGCCGCGGGACGGGTCTGATCCGAGCGGAGCACCGGCCCGGCGCCGCCACACTGTGGCACGCCTGGCCCTTCCGGTTGCGCTGGCGCTGGGGCTCATCGGGGTGGCTGCGCTGTGGCGCTACGCGGAGGCGTTGCCGACCCTCGATCTCGCCGCCGCTTCGACACGTTCGACGGTGGTGCTCGACCGGTCCGGCACGCTCCTGCGGCCGTTCGCAACCGCGGATGGGCGCTGGCGCCTGCCGGTCACCGCCGACACGATCGACCCACGCTACCGGGCGATGCTCGTCGCCTATGAGGATCGCCGCTTCGCGAATCATCCCGGGATCGATCCCGTGGCGGTTCTGCGCGCCGCGATCCAGTGGCTGAGGAATGGACGCATCGTCTCGGGCGGGTCGACCCTGTCGATGCAGGTGGCGCGCCTCGTCGAGCCGCGGCGCGAGCGCACGCTCGACGCCAAGCTCCGCCAGATGGCGCGGGCGCTCCTGCTGGAGCGGCGTCTCGGGAAGTCCGGCCTCCTCGAGCTCTACTTCGCCCTTGCCCCCTACGGTGGCCCGGTCGAGGGCGTTCGCGCGGCGAGCCTCGCCTATTTCGGACGCGAGCCGGTGCGGCTGACGGCGGCACAGGCTGCGCTCCTCGTCGCCCTTCCGCAATCGCCCGAGACCCGCCGGCCGGACCGCTTCCCGGAGCGCGCCCGGGCGGCCCGCGACCGGGTGCTCGACATCGCCAGCGCCCGGGGCATCCTCACCGCCGCCGAGGCCGCGGACGCCAAGGCCGAGCCGGTGCCGACGGCACGGCGTCCCTTCCCGATGCTCGCGGCGCACGCAGCCGAGGAGGCGGTGGCGACTGACACCACCGCCCCGGTGATCCGCCTCGCCATCGATGCGCGCCTGCAGGAGCGGCTGGAGGTTCTTGCGTCCGAGCGGGCCGCCGCGGCCGGCCCCGGCCTCTCGGCCGCAATCCTCGTCCTCGACAACCGCGACGGGCGCGTGCTCGCCCAGGTGGGCAGCGCCGGATACCTGGATTCGAGTCGGAACGGCGCCATCGACATGTCCCTCGCGGTGCGCTCTCCCGGCTCCGCGTTGAAGCCCTTCGTCTACGCCATGGCTTTCGCGGACGGGCTGGCGCATCCCGAGACGCTGCTGGAAGACCGCCCCGCGCGCTTCTCGGCGAGCTACGCGCCGGAGAATTTCGACCTGACCTTCCAGGGCACGGTCACGGCCCGGCGGGCCCTGCAGCTCTCGCTCAACGTGCCCGCGGTCGAACTCATGGACGCGGTCGGGCCCGCGCGCTTCATCGCGCGGCTGCGCGCGGCGGGCGCCGCGATCCAGCTGCCGCGCGAGGCGGCGCCGGGGCTGCCGGTGGCGCTGGGCGGTCTCGGCATCACGCTCACCGACCTCGCGCGCCTCTATGCCGGAATCGCCCGCGGCGGCACGGTGCCCGGTCTCCTCCGCCGAGCCGAGGCGGCCCCGGCCGGTGCCGAGGGTCGGGTCGCGGAACCCGTGGCCGCCTGGTACGTCGCCGACATCCTGCGCGGCACGCCGCCGCCGGAGAACGCGCTTCCGAATCGCATCGCCTACAAGACCGGCACCTCCTACGGCTACCGGGACGCCTGGGCGGCGGGCTTCGACCGGCACGTGACGGTGGTGGTCTGGGTCGGCCGGCCCGACGGCGCCGCCGTTCCGGGTCTCGTTGGTCGAACGGTCGCGGCACCGATGCTGTTCGACGCCTTCGCGCGCCTCGGCCTCGAGCCGGAGCCGGTGCCGCAACCCCGAGACGTTCTGGCGGCCGGGCCCGGCGGCCTGCCGCCGCCGCTCCGCCATCTGCGCCGTGAGGCGCCCGGCGCGCCGGGGCCGGCGCTGCGGATCGCCTATCCCCCAGACGGCGCCCGGATCGACCTCGGCCTCGGCGTGGCTGGGCACGAAGGGGAGGGCAAGGCCGACGGTCCGGCGCTCGCCCTAAAAGCTTTGGGCGGGGTGCCGCCGCTCACCTGGCTGATCGACGGTCAGCCCGTCGTGCAAACACCGCGGCGCCGCGCCGCATGGTCCCCGACAGGTGCCGGCTTCGCACGGATCTCGGTTCTGGATTCTATGGGCGCGAGCGACAGCGTTTCCATCCGGCTTGAATAG
- a CDS encoding cytochrome-c peroxidase, which produces MAWKVGAAVAVLLGFVGVSGGVGSGPDPRRAGWRDAYRAPTEIPFPAENPYTAAKAELGRRLFFDPILSGDGTRACATCHIPDLAWGDGRARAATRQQGDMDLRTPTLLNIAWQDGSLGWDGKFRTLESVAAMPMAAPGNMNLPMPDALTRLSSDPSYAAAFAEAFADPAITRERLEAALATFQRLIVTGTTPFDRWIAGQEDAIGEPAKRGFDLFNGRAGCASCHSGWSFTDNSFHDIGVGVGPDIGRGRYKPTSLALQYAFKTPTLREIGQRGPYMHDGSVPTLSAVIDLYNRGGIDRPSRSRSIKPLQLTAAERADLLAFLATLSTSAGRDLVTISFAAKAPAP; this is translated from the coding sequence ATGGCGTGGAAGGTCGGCGCCGCGGTGGCGGTGCTTCTCGGATTTGTCGGGGTCAGCGGGGGTGTCGGCAGCGGCCCCGATCCACGCCGCGCGGGCTGGCGCGACGCCTACCGAGCACCGACCGAAATCCCGTTTCCCGCCGAGAACCCGTACACGGCCGCCAAGGCCGAACTGGGCCGTCGCCTGTTCTTTGATCCGATCCTGTCCGGCGACGGGACCCGGGCTTGCGCCACGTGCCACATCCCGGATCTCGCCTGGGGCGACGGACGCGCCCGCGCGGCCACGCGCCAGCAGGGCGACATGGATCTGCGCACGCCGACGCTCCTCAACATCGCCTGGCAGGATGGGTCGCTCGGCTGGGACGGGAAGTTCCGCACGCTCGAATCGGTCGCCGCGATGCCCATGGCGGCGCCGGGCAACATGAATCTGCCGATGCCCGACGCCCTGACGCGGCTCTCGTCCGACCCGAGCTACGCGGCGGCCTTCGCCGAAGCCTTCGCCGATCCCGCGATCACCCGGGAACGGCTTGAGGCTGCACTGGCGACCTTCCAGCGCCTGATCGTGACCGGCACGACGCCCTTTGATCGCTGGATCGCCGGCCAGGAAGACGCGATCGGGGAGCCGGCCAAGCGGGGCTTCGACCTGTTCAACGGCCGGGCCGGCTGCGCGAGCTGCCATTCCGGCTGGTCGTTCACCGACAACTCGTTCCACGATATCGGGGTCGGGGTGGGCCCGGATATCGGCCGCGGCCGGTACAAGCCTACGTCGCTCGCCCTTCAATACGCCTTCAAGACGCCGACCCTGCGGGAGATCGGGCAGCGCGGCCCCTACATGCACGACGGGTCCGTGCCGACCCTCAGCGCCGTGATCGATCTCTACAACCGCGGCGGGATCGACCGTCCGAGCCGCTCCCGGTCGATCAAGCCGCTTCAGCTCACCGCGGCGGAGCGAGCGGATCTCCTGGCCTTCCTGGCGACGCTCTCGACCAGCGCGGGCCGCGACCTCGTGACGATCTCGTTCGCCGCCAAAGCGCCGGCCCCCTGA